In bacterium, the following proteins share a genomic window:
- the ispG gene encoding (E)-4-hydroxy-3-methylbut-2-enyl-diphosphate synthase, whose translation MSIQAVTPRKTREVKVGSITLGGPNRIAVQSMCATKTTNIPATLGQIRLLESSGADIIRIAIDSRNDVKALEQIRQETAANLVVDLQESYQLAKEVAPFVQKIRYNPGHLHHHQKGVAVSEKVKFLADVAGTHDCAIRIGVNFGSLDPELKSSTEDSIDVAVRSAEEHCNLLENLGFKRFVVSLKSSNPNAVVEINRRFAAKRPEVPLHLGVTEAGLLPDGAIKTRIAFEQLIPQGIGDTVRVSLTLPDAEKNQEIEVAREILQDIQAGRFRSVPKFLEGKLNVISCPSCSRVENGAFVKLAMEVKRLTESLQDQQLTIAVMGCRVNGPGETDEADFGLWCGPKFVNLKRGPELIGQFPYDEVIAKLLKEIDKKLKSVDLT comes from the coding sequence ATGTCAATTCAAGCAGTAACACCACGAAAAACCCGCGAAGTTAAGGTTGGATCAATCACCCTTGGTGGCCCTAACCGTATCGCCGTGCAAAGTATGTGCGCGACGAAAACAACAAACATTCCAGCTACCTTAGGTCAAATACGCCTACTCGAGAGTAGTGGAGCTGATATCATACGCATCGCAATTGATAGTCGTAACGACGTAAAAGCGCTCGAACAAATTCGCCAAGAGACAGCGGCAAATCTCGTTGTCGACTTGCAGGAAAGCTACCAACTTGCCAAAGAAGTAGCACCGTTTGTGCAAAAAATTCGCTATAACCCGGGGCATTTACACCATCATCAAAAAGGCGTTGCAGTTAGTGAGAAAGTAAAATTTTTAGCTGATGTCGCCGGCACACATGATTGCGCGATTCGCATTGGAGTAAATTTCGGCTCACTTGATCCTGAGCTTAAAAGTAGCACCGAGGATTCAATCGATGTGGCAGTGCGTTCAGCAGAAGAGCATTGTAATTTGCTTGAAAATTTGGGCTTCAAGCGCTTTGTTGTCTCACTTAAAAGTTCCAATCCGAATGCTGTCGTTGAAATTAATCGGCGTTTTGCGGCAAAACGTCCTGAGGTGCCACTGCATTTAGGCGTTACTGAGGCTGGGCTTTTACCTGATGGGGCGATTAAAACACGGATTGCTTTTGAACAGCTGATCCCGCAGGGCATCGGCGATACGGTGCGCGTTTCTTTAACTTTGCCCGATGCAGAAAAGAATCAGGAAATTGAAGTTGCGCGGGAGATTTTGCAAGACATTCAAGCGGGCCGCTTTCGCTCCGTGCCCAAATTCTTGGAAGGCAAGCTCAATGTGATTTCTTGCCCTTCTTGTTCGCGGGTTGAAAATGGAGCCTTTGTAAAACTGGCGATGGAAGTAAAGCGACTGACTGAGTCGCTGCAAGACCAGCAACTAACAATTGCAGTGATGGGCTGTCGCGTAAATGGTCCTGGAGAAACGGATGAGGCGGACTTTGGGCTTTGGTGTGGGCCAAAGTTTGTAAATCTTAAGCGCGGCCCAGAATTGATTGGCCAGTTTCCGTATGACGAAGTGATCGCTAAGTTACTGAAAGAAATAGATAAAAAGCTTAAGTCTGTTGATTTAACTTAA